GATGAAAAATTATAGAATTGAAAAAGATACTATGGGAGAAATGCAAGTACCAAACGATAAGTATTGGGCTGCTCAAACGCAAAGAAGTATAGAAAATTTTCCTATTGGAAATGAAACAATGCCAAGTGAAGTTATAGAAGGTTTTAGCTTTTTAAAAAAAGCTTGCGCAATAGTAAATAACAAACTTCAAAGACTTGATGATAAGAAATGTAAAGCTATAGAACAAGCTTGCAATGAAGTTATTAAAGGTAAGCTAAATGGAAACTTCCCCCTTGTAGTTTGGCAAACAGGTTCTGGAACTCAATCAAATATGAATATGAATGAAGTAGTTGCAAACAGAGCTACAGAGATTTTAGGAAGTGATTTTAGAAAAGAGAAACTTGTACATCCAAATGATGATGTAAACAAGGGACAAAGTTCAAATGACACCTACCCTACTGCAATGAGAATCTCTTTTGTACTTGAATTGCAAAAACAGTTAATTCCAGCTATTAAAACTTTAAAAAAGACATTCAAGAAAAAGAGCAAAGAGTTTAACAATATAGTAAAAATAGGAAGAACTCACTTACAAGATGCCACGCCACTTACTTTAGGACAAGAATTAAGTGCCTATGTTGATATGCTTGATAAAGCTTTAGAGCAAATTGATGATAGTATGAAATATATTTGTGAACTAGCAATTGGTGGAACAGCGGTTGGTACGGGACTTAACTCACATCCAGAATTTTCACAAAGAGTTTGTAAAGTACTAAATAAACAGACAAAAACAAAATATAAATTTAAATCTCATCCAAATAAATTTCATGCCCTAACAGCTCATGATGGAGAAGTTGTATTAAGTGGAGCTTTAAATGCTCTTGCTTCAAATCTTATGAAAATAGCAAATGATATTAGATGGTTAGCTTCTGGTCCTAGATGTGGAATTGGCGAGCTTAATATTCCTGAAAATGAACCAGGAAGTTCTATCATGCCAGGGAAAGTAAACCCTACTCAAAGTGAAGCTATGACTATGGTTGCTGTACAAGTTATGGGAAATCACACAACTGTTTCAGTTAGTGCCTCACAAGGTAACTTCGAGCTAAATGTATTTAAGCCTGTGATTGCATACAATATCTTACAATCAATCAAACT
The nucleotide sequence above comes from Arcobacter sp. F155. Encoded proteins:
- the fumC gene encoding class II fumarate hydratase — protein: MKNYRIEKDTMGEMQVPNDKYWAAQTQRSIENFPIGNETMPSEVIEGFSFLKKACAIVNNKLQRLDDKKCKAIEQACNEVIKGKLNGNFPLVVWQTGSGTQSNMNMNEVVANRATEILGSDFRKEKLVHPNDDVNKGQSSNDTYPTAMRISFVLELQKQLIPAIKTLKKTFKKKSKEFNNIVKIGRTHLQDATPLTLGQELSAYVDMLDKALEQIDDSMKYICELAIGGTAVGTGLNSHPEFSQRVCKVLNKQTKTKYKFKSHPNKFHALTAHDGEVVLSGALNALASNLMKIANDIRWLASGPRCGIGELNIPENEPGSSIMPGKVNPTQSEAMTMVAVQVMGNHTTVSVSASQGNFELNVFKPVIAYNILQSIKLLSDTMLAFNDKCAVGIEPNKKNIEKYLNDSLMLVTALNPYIGYENAALIAKTAHKNGTTLKEEAIKLKLLSEEEFDKYVKPEEMTYPKK